A segment of the Aureimonas sp. SA4125 genome:
GGTCCAGTCGACTTCGATCCTTGGTTCTGGGTCGGCTGAATTGATCCGCCATGCGATCAGCACCCGCCCCTTGGCCACCGACAGCGCCCCGTATTTTACCGCATTGGTCGCGAGTTCATGCAGGATCATTGCCAACGCGAGCGAGGCCTGTGGGCGCAGGTCGATGTCCGGACCGTCCCCCAGCGCGACCTGGCGATCGACCGCGAACGGCCTGAGCGACCGATGAACGATGTGCCTGAGCGTCACACCTTTCCAGCTGCCGTCGACGATCGCATCGTTGGCACCCGCCAGCGCCTGAAGCCGACCCTTAAAAGCCTCGCCAAAATATTCGAGCGTGTCACTGGACCTCAGCGTCTGCACGACGATCGACTGCACGACGGCCAGCGTGTTTTTCACACGGTGGCTCAACTCTCCAACCAGCAGTTCCTGATGCCGCGCCGTGTCCCTGCGCTCGGTAACATCCTCCAAGGCCAGTATGACGAGTTCACCACGCGAGTCATCGCTATCGATACGGCGGGCATTAAGCATCATGCAACGCTTCCCAAGCCGTGGAACTTCAATTTCGATTTCATAATCGGCAATCTGTTGCCGGTTTGGAATCAATTCTTCTAGGAGGGTTCGAAGCGACGGAATATTCCACTGACCGTCGACCAGGTCGTAAACGAGAGAGCCGGTCGTATCGGCGGGGCTGATGCTGAAGGTCTCGTAGAACGCCGAGTTGGCGGATATCACACGGAGATCTTTCGACAACGCCAGCAGCGGATCGCGGATGGTTTCAACGATCGCCTCGGCATAGTCGCGGGCCGCCGCAATCTCGACCTGCTTAGAATTGAGGTCGGTGATGTCGATGAACGTGGCGACCGCTCCGGCGATGCGGTTGTCGCGAGTGCGGTATGGCGCCACGCGCAAGAGCAGGGAGCGACCGTCGCCGGCGTTCACTTCCTGCTCGGATATCGCCAGCCGTTCGATCGCGGCTTTCGCTTTTTCTATCAAATCGCCGCGCGCAAATTTCTGGGTGAAATTGGCGATAGGTCGACCGACGTCCTTTTCGATCAGCTCGAACAGCGTCTGGATCGCCGGACTGAACCATTTGATCCTCAGCTCGGTGTCGAGGAAGATCGTTGCGACTTCGTTGCCGGTGAGGAGGTTACGAAGATCATCGCTCGCTTCGGCCAGCTCGACGATCTTGCGGTCGAGCTGCGAGTTGATGGTGCTCAGCTCTTCATTGAGTGACTGCAGCTCTTCCTTGGACGATTCGAGTTCCTCGTTGGTGGCTTGCAGCTCCTCGTTGACGCTGGTCACTTCCTCGTTGGCGGCGGTCAGTTCCTCGTTGGTGGTTTCATACCGCTCGATTGTCACGCGCATCTCCTCGCGCGCGATCCGCAGCTCCTCTTCCATGCCCTGGTCCGACCCAACAGGGGCGGACGTTTCCCGTGCAGGCGGACTGGCGATGTCACCCTGATCCGTGCCGAAGCTTACCAGTATCATGCTGGGATTAGGTCCGTTGCGGACCGGGCCGGCGGTCACCACCACAGCGTCGCTCGATCCGCGCCTGAATGCGGCGCGCAGCGAGATGGTCTCATCATTCTCGATCGCCTTGCGCACCGCGCTGCGGACCGTAACGCGCAATCCCTCGCGCGCCAGCGCCAACAGGTCCATCGTCGGTGCGCCCGCCGGCTGCGTCAGATAATCTTCGGTCGATCCGTGAAAATGGAGCACCCGATAGTTCCGATCGATCAGCACCGAAGCTGGCGCGAAGCGATCGGCGAGCGACTTGAGCGCGATGTCGGCAAGCTTGGGCGGCGCGGCAACGCCTTTCGACAGACCATCGCGGATCGGCCAATGGGCAAAGTCGATCGCCGGCGGTCTGGCCGGGCCGACGCGTCGGTAGATCCGCCAGCGCTTCGATATGCTGGTAAACAGATGGTCGCGCTGGCCGACGGTCTCGGCGTTGCCGAGAAACAAGACGCCGTTTTCGCGCAGCGCGAAGTGCGCCAGCGAGAGAATCTTGTCCTGCGCCGCCGGCTCCAGATAGATCAGCAGGTTGCGGCAGCTGACGAGATCCATGCGCGAATAGGGCGGATCCTTGAGCACATTCTGCGGCGCGAACAGGACTGTCTCGCGGATGTCCGGTTTGATCCGGTAATAATTGTCGTCGATCTTGTCGAAAAAGCGCGCAATGCGCGGGGCCGTCAGGCTTTCGACCATGCTCCCCGGAAAGGTCGCCCTGCGCCCTGCGCTCAGATGATGTTCGGCCGCATCGGTCGCGAAGACTTTTACCGCAAGGTCTTTTTTGGCGGCCTCGCTGCGTTCGGCAAGGATCATGGCAATGGTATAGGCTTCTTCGCCGGTCGAGCAGGCCGGCACCCAGGCCCGGATTGACTGGCCGCGCTCCGCTTGCTCGACCATCGGCGCGATCACTTCCCGGTCGAGCGCCTCCCAAGCCTCGGCATCGCGGAAAAACGCGGTAACGTGAATCAGCAGATCCTTGACGAGCGCGCCGGCCTCGTCGGGATTGCTCGCCAACAAGGCCAGATAATCGTCGAGCTTTTCGACGTGCGCGATACCCATTCGGCGGTGGATGCGCCGGGACAGGGTATTGTGCTTGTACTGGCTGAAATCATGACCGGCGCGAGCGTGCAACAGGGTAAGCACATCCTCCAGTCCCGGCCCCGACCCGTCCGTGCCCGGACCCTCAGCCATTTCGGGCCGCGGCGCCTCGACATAAGAATGGCGCGCGTAACGCAGCAGCGCCTCGGGCATCAGCTCGGGCGCGAGCACGAGATCGACCAACCCCGACGCGATCGCGTGGCGCGGCATGCTGTCGAACTTGGCTGTCTGAGGATCCTGCGCGATGCACAGGCCGCCGGCCTGTTTGATGTCGGCCAGCCCGGCGGTGCCGTTGCTGCCCGCGCCGGAAAGCACGATCGCGATCGCCTTTGCCTTCTGGTCCTCGGCCAGCGCGCTGAAGAACTTATCGATCGGATGACGCTGGCCGCGCGGCTCCTCGGGCTCGACCAGCTGCAACAGGCCGTCGTGGATGAGCAAAGTCTTGGCCGGAACGATGATGTGCACGCGGTTCGGCTCGACGCGCATGCCGTCCTCGATCTGCACGACTGGCATCGTCGTTGCCCGACCAAGCAGTTCGGCGAGCAAGCTCTGGCGGGTGGGATCGAGGTGCTGGACGATAATGAAACCCATGCCGCTGTCGGACGCCATCGCGTTCAGGAAGGCCGTCGCCACCTCCAGCCCGCCCGCCGACATGCCGATACCGACGATCGGAAAGGCACCGCCTACTCCTTCCGCCGCGTCGCTGCCCATCGATTGTGGCGCGGTTTGACGATCGGGCCCAGAGCCACCGTCCGCCGCCGGTCGTCGCCGACGGGAGGTGGGCTTACCGGGATCTTCGATCGACTTAGCCAGCCTCTTGCTCCAATATGATGGTAAACGTTCTATCGTAACGTCCCGATCGACGCTAGTTGCCAGATCATATGCTTAACGCGATCTTTTTTACGGCTTTTTGCCGGGCAACGTCGGATTTTGCCTTGTAATCAGATCTCACGTGAGAGGGTTGATCGCCGAGGCCATGACTGCCTGCTGTCTGGCCTCAAGGCTCGCGCGCGAGTGCAATGAACGTTGCCCGTTCAAAGAACTGCGCATTTTGCCGCTTCGGCAACTGCGGACTAAGGAGCCCGAATGACCACAACAGCAGAATCTTTAAAGCCTCTTCTCT
Coding sequences within it:
- a CDS encoding chemotaxis protein CheB codes for the protein MGSDAAEGVGGAFPIVGIGMSAGGLEVATAFLNAMASDSGMGFIIVQHLDPTRQSLLAELLGRATTMPVVQIEDGMRVEPNRVHIIVPAKTLLIHDGLLQLVEPEEPRGQRHPIDKFFSALAEDQKAKAIAIVLSGAGSNGTAGLADIKQAGGLCIAQDPQTAKFDSMPRHAIASGLVDLVLAPELMPEALLRYARHSYVEAPRPEMAEGPGTDGSGPGLEDVLTLLHARAGHDFSQYKHNTLSRRIHRRMGIAHVEKLDDYLALLASNPDEAGALVKDLLIHVTAFFRDAEAWEALDREVIAPMVEQAERGQSIRAWVPACSTGEEAYTIAMILAERSEAAKKDLAVKVFATDAAEHHLSAGRRATFPGSMVESLTAPRIARFFDKIDDNYYRIKPDIRETVLFAPQNVLKDPPYSRMDLVSCRNLLIYLEPAAQDKILSLAHFALRENGVLFLGNAETVGQRDHLFTSISKRWRIYRRVGPARPPAIDFAHWPIRDGLSKGVAAPPKLADIALKSLADRFAPASVLIDRNYRVLHFHGSTEDYLTQPAGAPTMDLLALAREGLRVTVRSAVRKAIENDETISLRAAFRRGSSDAVVVTAGPVRNGPNPSMILVSFGTDQGDIASPPARETSAPVGSDQGMEEELRIAREEMRVTIERYETTNEELTAANEEVTSVNEELQATNEELESSKEELQSLNEELSTINSQLDRKIVELAEASDDLRNLLTGNEVATIFLDTELRIKWFSPAIQTLFELIEKDVGRPIANFTQKFARGDLIEKAKAAIERLAISEQEVNAGDGRSLLLRVAPYRTRDNRIAGAVATFIDITDLNSKQVEIAAARDYAEAIVETIRDPLLALSKDLRVISANSAFYETFSISPADTTGSLVYDLVDGQWNIPSLRTLLEELIPNRQQIADYEIEIEVPRLGKRCMMLNARRIDSDDSRGELVILALEDVTERRDTARHQELLVGELSHRVKNTLAVVQSIVVQTLRSSDTLEYFGEAFKGRLQALAGANDAIVDGSWKGVTLRHIVHRSLRPFAVDRQVALGDGPDIDLRPQASLALAMILHELATNAVKYGALSVAKGRVLIAWRINSADPEPRIEVDWTESQGPPVQEPTRRGQGTRFIERSIAYELKGKSSVTFEQEGLRATLTFPMESAVMPTGAARPPTVNTV